The following coding sequences lie in one Petrotoga sibirica DSM 13575 genomic window:
- the secG gene encoding preprotein translocase subunit SecG produces the protein MGFLGVLLIIIHIILALGVIYFALQRMQKNSEIGGAFGAGGSATNFGREKGLDKSSKIALTFGILFMINCFLVTWIIA, from the coding sequence ATGGGGTTTCTAGGTGTCTTGCTGATAATTATTCATATCATTTTAGCCTTGGGAGTAATCTACTTTGCACTGCAAAGAATGCAGAAAAATAGTGAAATAGGTGGAGCGTTTGGTGCCGGAGGTTCGGCTACCAATTTTGGTCGAGAGAAAGGGTTAGATAAAAGTTCCAAAATTGCTCTAACTTTTGGTATACTCTTTATGATCAACTGTTTTTTGGTAACATGGATAATAGCTTAA